The DNA segment TGATCGTTCTTGGCATTACCACATTGCAGAAGTTCGCTACCGAACCTCGAGACGCTTATTTGCAGGGCCAGATGGAAGCCCGCCGCGTTCTTGTCGCTGGTAAGGTGCCAGGTCGTGTGGAAAGTTTGTTCTTCCATGAAGGTGACATGGTGACAAAGGGCGCAATCGTAGCCGTCATCAGCAGCCCTGAAATCGAAGCAAAGAAGATGCAGGCTCAGGGTGCTCTTGGTGCTGCTCGCGCACAGGCTAACAAGGCTAAGAATGGTGCTCGCTCCGAAGACGTTACCGCATTGAAGGCTATGGCCGACCGTGCCCAGGAAGCCGCAAACCTTGCAAAGAATACCTACGACCGTGTACAGAAACTTTATAACGAAGGCGTGCTCCCGTTGCAGAAGCGCGACGAAGCAGAAACTCAGATGAGAGCTTCCCAGTCCGCTGCAGACGCTGCCCGCGCTCAGTACGATCAGTCTCTCGCAGGTGCTCGTTCCGAAGACAAGGCTGCTGCCGCAGCTCTCGTGATGCAGGCCCGCGGTGCTAATGCCGAAGTGGATGCTTACCTCGAAGAAACCAAGATTCGTGCTCCTATTGCAGGCGAAGTCTCCGTCAAGCTTGTTGAAGAAGGCGAAGTGGTTGGCTCCGGCATGCCCGTTGTCGCAATTACCGACCTTGATGATTCCTGGGCAGTCTTCCACCTCCGTGAAGATTTGCTGAAGAATGTTTCCAAGGGCAAGGCCTTCAACATGTTCATTCCGGCCTTGGACAAGCATGTGGATATGGAAGTGACCTACATTGCTTCCGTGGGTGATTATGCAACCTGGCGTAGCTCCAAGGAAAGTGGCGGTTTCGATCTCAAGTCTTTTGAAGTTCGCCTCCGTCCGAAGGAAAAAGTTGAAAACCTCCGCCCTGGTATGAGCGTTCTCTTCCCGGTTGATCAGATTAAGTAATCCTTAAAAGTATTTTGGTGAGCTTGTGCTAAAGAATTTTCTTAAAACTGTTCGCCTGCTTTATCTCAACCACAATCTCGTATTGTGGCTGGTGTTGCTTGTTCTGCCCGTTGGTGTTTCTGTATTCATGCTGGATGTTTTCTCTGCTGAAATTGTTCAGCATGTTCCTGTAGGAATTGTTAAGCAGGATCGCTCCCAACTGGCTGATGAATTCGAACAAGGTTTGAGGGCCAGCCCCGTTATTGACGTGGCTATGGTTTGCGCAGACCTTGGCGAATGTGAACATGCAATCATTCGTGGTGATTTGCAGGCTTTTATTGTGTTGCCTTATGATATGGAGCAAAAGGCTCTCCGTTTGGAAACGCCTGTTGTTCCCATTTATTCTAGCGGCCAGAACTATCTGACAAATACTTTCGCTACAAAGGAAATCCGTTCGGTCTTTTCGACCATTGGAGCTAATTTGTTCACAAAGTCCATGGATGATCCTGTAAGTGTACAGATTAAATCTGTGGGTAATGCAGAAAGCAATTACCAGGGTTTCCTAGGGATGGGTCTCGTAACGTCCGTATTCCATTTAGCTGCAATTCTTGGTGCTGCATATCTCATGAGCTACCCGCTTCGTGAACGTCGCCTGAGAAAGTTTCTGGCTGCAGCGAAGGGATCCCGCACGGTACTTTGCCTCGCAACCATTCTTCCCATGATTGTGATTCTGTGGCTTTCCATGGTGGGAACCTACGCCTACACTCATCGATTCCTTGCCCCTATGACTCTTGATGAATTCATTGTGGTGTCTGCTTCCCAGCTCATTATGATTATTGCTTGTGTTGGCGCAGGAACGGCTTTTGTTGGTGTTACCGGAAGTATGCGTATTTCGACTAGCGTGTCTGGCGTTATCGCCGGCCCTGCCTTCGCTTTTGCCGGTCAGACCTTCCCGTTGATGGCCATGCCTTTGGCTGTCCGTTGTTTTGCATTCATCCTTCCGTTGACACATCTTCTCAAGGTTCAGGCATCTATGCTTCTTGGCCCCATTGGCAAGGCCCACGCCTGGGAATCCATCGTGATTCTTTTGGGAATGGCTTTGTTCTGGCAGTTGCTGGGAAACTTCTCCATGTTTGCCCGCTGGAAGTATGCCGTCAAGAGAGAAAAACGCTTGTCTCGCGAGGCTGCCGCAGAAAAAAGCAAATCCGCAGTAGAGGAGGTCGAAAATGTTTGATCTTTTCAAGCGCTTGCTGAAAGTTGCCTTCACGGAATGGAAACTGTTCTATACGGATCCTGCAGCAGTTTTGCTGCTGGTGGTTGCCGGCGTTATTTACGCCTTCTACTATCCTACGCCGTACATGAACCAGACGGTTTCGGAAGTGCCTGTCGCAGTGGTGGACCTTGACCATACGGTAATGTCTCGTGAACTGACGCAGATGTCGGAATCCGCCCAGCAGATTCGTGTCCGTTACGTATTCTCCGATGTTCGTGAAGCGGAAGAAGCCTTGGCCCGTGAAGAAATTTACGGCTTTATGGTGATTCCTGCGGATATGGAAAAAGATTTGCGTAATGGCAACAGCGTGAATGTGAACGTATTTACCCATGGCGCCTACGTAATGCTTCATGGTAATATCGGCACGGCTTTCACTACCTGCGCATTGACGGTGGGAGCCACAACTAAGGTGAAACGAATTGCCTTGGGTAAGAAGGTTCCCGCAGCAAAGGCGATGGCTATGCGCGATCCGGTGCCAATCAGTATCCAGACCATGTACAACAGCACAGGAAGTTATTCCAACTATGTTGTGCCTAGTGTTTTGGTGTTGATTCTCCAGCAGACCTTGGTTATTGGCATTTGCGTTTTGGGTGGTCCCCGCGGCCACCGCCGTTTCCGCGGCAAGTTCCAGAATAGTCCTGTAGAAAACGAACGTATGCATTACCGCTACTTCGGTCGCTCTCTCGCATATTTCGCTCATTACTGCACGTTCATTCTGTTCTACCACTTTGTTGTCTATAACGTGTTCGACTTCCCTCGCCGTGGCGAATTGTTGCCTATGGTTGTTTTCGCGGTGGTGTTCCTGTTCTGTGTCATCAATTTCGGTATGGTTCTTTCCCAGGTGTTCCTCCGTCGCGAAACCAGTGTGCAGATTTTCCTGTTCCTGAGTATGCCTGTGCTCTTCCTTGGAAATTTCAGCTGGCCCAGTTATTTGCTTCCGGGATGGATGAAGGCCATAGCAAGTGCAATTCCTTCCACATTTGCAATCCCTGCGTGGTTGGCGATTGAACAGCGTGGTGCCGATATTTTTGATGCCGCACCGTTGCTTTATCCGTTGGCAATACAGGGTGTTTTCTACATGGTTCTTGGACTGCTTTTGACCCGATTCAGGGATGGATCCGGGTTAAAAACCGGCGATATGTAATTTTTCCTGACGAAAGGTTGAGATTAACTGATAAACGGGTGCTTTCTGCGCCCGTTTCTTTGTACATTTATAACGAATGAAGATGCGGCGTTGCCGCGAAAGAGGTTTTGATTTATGATGTTCGATCCTTTATATATGTCCATCCTTTTGGTGACCTTGGCCCTTTCCGGTATTGTCTCCTGGATGGTGAAGTCTCGCTTTAACGCTGGCCAGAAAGTGATGATTTCCAGCGGTCTTACCGGTGCCGAAATTGCAAAGGCCATTTTGATGGATGCTGGTGTGACTGATGTTCAGATTCTTGAACATCATGGTTTCTTGTCCGACCATTACAACCCGCTGAACAAGACTTTGAACTTGTCCAGGGAAGTGTACCATGGCCGCAATGCCAGTGCTGCAGGTGTCGCTGCTCATGAAGTGGGTCATGCCATCCAGCACGCCCAGGGATACTTCCCCATGTGGCTCCGTTCCTTCATTGTGCCGGCTGCAAACCTGGGGTCTAATTTGGGGCCGTGGCTTGTCATTATCGGCATTATCCTGATGGGTGCCGGTCGCGCCCTCGGTTATTCTTTGGCTATTGTGGGTGTTCTGCTGTTTGCAATCGCAACACTTTTCACCTTGGTTACCGTTCCTGTTGAATTTGATGCTTCCGCTCGCGCCAAGAAAGCTCTGGCCCGTATGGAAATCGTTGCCCAGGGTAGGGAATACAATACTGTGAGCGGAATTCTGTTTGCTGCAGGTCTTACATATGTTGCCGCAGCCATCGGCTCCATTATGCAATTGCTCTACTGGGCATACCGTGCAGGATTATTGGGCGGGCGAAACGACGATTAAAAAGGTGTCGTTGGACTCTTGCTGATTTAAATTTTTGAGATAAAAAATGCACCGCTTTTTGGCGGTGCTTTTTCATTAGTCTTTCTTGCCGAAACCTGTCATTGCGAGCGCAGCGCGGCAATCAAAGCTATTCTTTCTTGCCGAAATTCTTGGCGCTTTTGGTGAGGTAGGCGATGTACTCGGCGTCGGTCATTTCGTTCCCTGCGAAGAACGGGCCGTCATCTTCATCCTTGTCTTCTTCGGGGTCGGAAACGGGCTGCGAGGCGGGCTTGAGTTCTGTTTCTTCAGTAGGCTCAAAGACATGCTTCTTTTCTTCGAAAGGTTCTGCAGCGGGCTTTACTGCAGGTTCTGCGGCGGGTGCTTCAGCGGGGGAGGTTGATGCTCCGTTCTGGTTGTAGAATTCCTGAGCCTTTCTCATGAATTCGGCGAATTCCTCGTCGGACATCTGCTGTTCCGGCGCAGCGCTTGCTTCGGCTGTTGCTTCGGACTTTACGGAGGGCTCTTCTTCTTCGAAATCGTCGTTGGAGGTGACGACTACGGGAGTGAAGTCATCATCGTCATCTTCGGCAACGAAGTCTTCTTCATCGACAAACTCAGCGTCATCCTCGAAATCTTCCTCGTCTGCGAATTCTGCCAAACGTTCGACTACAGGTTCTTCGCTGGAAGTTTCCTCTGCGGTTTCGGAAACATTTTCAACGGGTGCAGAGGAAACCTCGGCAGGAACAGCTGCGGATGCGTCTGCAACTGGGGTGGGCGCTTCTGCGGTAACAGGGGTTTCGCCTGCGATAGCCTTCTCGGCAGCCTCGTCCTCCTTCATCATTTCGGCGAAGGGGTTTTCCTGGACGTCGGACATGTCCACCTTGCCTTCCAGCATGGCGGTGAGGTCGTCGTCGGAAACGTTTCGGCCGTTGTTTGCCCATTGTACGGCTTCGCGCATTACGGCTGCCAGGTCACCCACGGTCTGTTCCTGGGAACGGGCCATGGCCTGGTTGCGGATGGCTTCCACAAGGCCGCTCTTGACTTCGGGATCCTTGGAGAAGAATACTGTTTCGCGAGCCATTTCGTCGGCGAATTCTGCGTTGTTCTTCTTGCGGTAAATCCAGATAGGTCCAAACAATTCGCTTTGACGGAAAACGATTTCGTCGGTCTTGATCATCTCAAGCATAGCCATAAAGGTAACGGCAGCGACGATGGGGTGGGAATCGTTTTCCAGAAGATCTTCGAAAAGGGCGCGGCCGTTTACGCTGAGGAAGTTGTTGATGGCCTGCTGACGGTCCTGAATGGTGACGTAGTCCAATTCAATATGATGAACCGTTTCGGATATCTTGGTCTTCAAACTTTTTTGATAGGCGCGGAACAGTTGCCAGATATTTGCATCTGCCAAAGTGTCGTCGTCGGCCTGGGTCTTTTCGAGGCGGCCGCGTGAATACGTACCGAAGTTTTCGCCTTCCATTTCCTGGAGGCCGCTGGCCACTTGCTTGAAACGTTGGTATTCCAACATTTCCTTCATCAACTGTTCGCGGTCGGCGTTGTATTCTTCTTCCAATTCCGGATCACGTTGTTCGGCGGGCAAAAGTTCCTGAACCTTTAGGGCCATCAGTCGGCTTGCCATGGAGAGGAAGTCGCCGGCCTTGGAAAGGTCCATACTGGCGGATTCGCTATAAACGTTTACCCATTCCAGGAACTGGTCTGCAATTTCTGCGATGGACACTTGTTCTAGCGGAACTTCTTTCTTCTGCACCAGGTACACGAGCAAATCCATGGGGCCGTTGAAGGCTCCAATACGGACTTCGTATTCTTCCTGTTCCAAAAGATCTTGTTCCATTTGAATAAAATGTAGAAAAGTATTTATTTTTATTTAAAACGAGGGGTTTGATTATGGCACGGTTTCCATTGAATGTTTCAAAAATCCAGCTAGGTGCGTTCCTATGTTTGCTTCTTCTTGTAGGCCAAAGTTTGGCTGGGCAATTAGTTGATAAACGAGATGGGACCGTCTATAAAACGGTGAAAGTCGGAAACAAGGTCTGGATGGCCGAAAACCTGAATTACAAGGTTCCGAGAAGCTACTGCTATGATGGGGACGACTGTTCAAAGTTTGGCCGTTACTACCGTTGGGAAGACGCAAAAAAGATTTGCCCCGAAGGTTGGCATCTGCCTGTGCAGGGGGAACTTGTTTCTCTTTTGAAT comes from the Fibrobacter sp. genome and includes:
- a CDS encoding ABC transporter permease yields the protein MFDLFKRLLKVAFTEWKLFYTDPAAVLLLVVAGVIYAFYYPTPYMNQTVSEVPVAVVDLDHTVMSRELTQMSESAQQIRVRYVFSDVREAEEALAREEIYGFMVIPADMEKDLRNGNSVNVNVFTHGAYVMLHGNIGTAFTTCALTVGATTKVKRIALGKKVPAAKAMAMRDPVPISIQTMYNSTGSYSNYVVPSVLVLILQQTLVIGICVLGGPRGHRRFRGKFQNSPVENERMHYRYFGRSLAYFAHYCTFILFYHFVVYNVFDFPRRGELLPMVVFAVVFLFCVINFGMVLSQVFLRRETSVQIFLFLSMPVLFLGNFSWPSYLLPGWMKAIASAIPSTFAIPAWLAIEQRGADIFDAAPLLYPLAIQGVFYMVLGLLLTRFRDGSGLKTGDM
- a CDS encoding segregation/condensation protein A gives rise to the protein MEQDLLEQEEYEVRIGAFNGPMDLLVYLVQKKEVPLEQVSIAEIADQFLEWVNVYSESASMDLSKAGDFLSMASRLMALKVQELLPAEQRDPELEEEYNADREQLMKEMLEYQRFKQVASGLQEMEGENFGTYSRGRLEKTQADDDTLADANIWQLFRAYQKSLKTKISETVHHIELDYVTIQDRQQAINNFLSVNGRALFEDLLENDSHPIVAAVTFMAMLEMIKTDEIVFRQSELFGPIWIYRKKNNAEFADEMARETVFFSKDPEVKSGLVEAIRNQAMARSQEQTVGDLAAVMREAVQWANNGRNVSDDDLTAMLEGKVDMSDVQENPFAEMMKEDEAAEKAIAGETPVTAEAPTPVADASAAVPAEVSSAPVENVSETAEETSSEEPVVERLAEFADEEDFEDDAEFVDEEDFVAEDDDDDFTPVVVTSNDDFEEEEPSVKSEATAEASAAPEQQMSDEEFAEFMRKAQEFYNQNGASTSPAEAPAAEPAVKPAAEPFEEKKHVFEPTEETELKPASQPVSDPEEDKDEDDGPFFAGNEMTDAEYIAYLTKSAKNFGKKE
- a CDS encoding efflux RND transporter periplasmic adaptor subunit; protein product: MLKVVKVIGKILVILSLIALIVLGITTLQKFATEPRDAYLQGQMEARRVLVAGKVPGRVESLFFHEGDMVTKGAIVAVISSPEIEAKKMQAQGALGAARAQANKAKNGARSEDVTALKAMADRAQEAANLAKNTYDRVQKLYNEGVLPLQKRDEAETQMRASQSAADAARAQYDQSLAGARSEDKAAAAALVMQARGANAEVDAYLEETKIRAPIAGEVSVKLVEEGEVVGSGMPVVAITDLDDSWAVFHLREDLLKNVSKGKAFNMFIPALDKHVDMEVTYIASVGDYATWRSSKESGGFDLKSFEVRLRPKEKVENLRPGMSVLFPVDQIK
- a CDS encoding zinc metallopeptidase, giving the protein MMFDPLYMSILLVTLALSGIVSWMVKSRFNAGQKVMISSGLTGAEIAKAILMDAGVTDVQILEHHGFLSDHYNPLNKTLNLSREVYHGRNASAAGVAAHEVGHAIQHAQGYFPMWLRSFIVPAANLGSNLGPWLVIIGIILMGAGRALGYSLAIVGVLLFAIATLFTLVTVPVEFDASARAKKALARMEIVAQGREYNTVSGILFAAGLTYVAAAIGSIMQLLYWAYRAGLLGGRNDD
- a CDS encoding ABC transporter permease, with the protein product MLKNFLKTVRLLYLNHNLVLWLVLLVLPVGVSVFMLDVFSAEIVQHVPVGIVKQDRSQLADEFEQGLRASPVIDVAMVCADLGECEHAIIRGDLQAFIVLPYDMEQKALRLETPVVPIYSSGQNYLTNTFATKEIRSVFSTIGANLFTKSMDDPVSVQIKSVGNAESNYQGFLGMGLVTSVFHLAAILGAAYLMSYPLRERRLRKFLAAAKGSRTVLCLATILPMIVILWLSMVGTYAYTHRFLAPMTLDEFIVVSASQLIMIIACVGAGTAFVGVTGSMRISTSVSGVIAGPAFAFAGQTFPLMAMPLAVRCFAFILPLTHLLKVQASMLLGPIGKAHAWESIVILLGMALFWQLLGNFSMFARWKYAVKREKRLSREAAAEKSKSAVEEVENV